From the genome of Paraburkholderia aromaticivorans, one region includes:
- a CDS encoding ABC transporter substrate-binding protein: protein MLRLTSARLVAATLISLGLGTATGAHAQDKQLTLCWAAWDPANALVELSKDFTAKTGIKMKFEFVPWTSYADRFINELNSHGKLCDLIIGDSQWIGGAAVNGHYVKLNDFFTKNKISMDDFVPATVVGYSEWPKNTPNYWALPAMADAVGWTYRKDWFARPELRAEFKQKYNRELAPPTTLDELKQTAEFFQGRKIDGKTVYGVYIFTERGSEGITMGVTNAMYNFGFEYQDPKKPYHLDGFVNSPGAVKGLEYYKALYKCCTAPGMTNAYMQEGLDAFKSGQVAMQMNWFAFFPGLYKDPNVGGDKIGFFVNPREVKQYTQLGGQGISVVSYSDHKEDALEYIKWFAQPDVQKKWWQLGGYSAAKSVVDAPDFPKSAPFAPAFLKSMAIVKDFWAEPAYAELLLDMQKRVHDYVVADKGTAKDALDLLVKDWTKVFKQEGKY, encoded by the coding sequence ATGTTACGTCTAACGTCAGCGAGGCTAGTGGCGGCAACCCTCATATCGCTGGGGCTCGGCACGGCAACGGGCGCGCACGCACAGGACAAGCAGTTGACACTCTGCTGGGCGGCATGGGATCCCGCCAACGCACTGGTCGAACTGTCGAAGGATTTCACGGCCAAGACCGGCATCAAGATGAAGTTCGAGTTCGTACCGTGGACCAGTTATGCCGACCGCTTTATCAATGAACTCAATTCGCACGGCAAGCTGTGTGATCTGATCATTGGCGACAGTCAGTGGATCGGCGGCGCGGCGGTCAACGGACATTACGTGAAGCTCAACGACTTCTTCACCAAGAACAAGATATCCATGGACGACTTCGTGCCGGCCACGGTGGTGGGATATTCGGAGTGGCCAAAGAATACGCCGAACTATTGGGCGTTGCCAGCAATGGCCGACGCGGTCGGATGGACCTACCGTAAGGACTGGTTTGCACGCCCGGAGCTGCGCGCGGAGTTCAAGCAGAAATACAACCGTGAGCTTGCGCCGCCCACTACGCTCGATGAACTCAAGCAGACTGCGGAATTCTTCCAGGGCCGAAAGATCGACGGCAAGACGGTCTATGGCGTGTATATCTTCACGGAGCGTGGATCCGAGGGGATCACGATGGGCGTGACCAACGCCATGTACAACTTCGGCTTCGAGTATCAGGATCCCAAGAAGCCCTATCACCTCGATGGCTTCGTGAACTCGCCAGGCGCGGTGAAGGGGCTCGAATACTACAAGGCCCTCTATAAGTGCTGCACGGCGCCGGGCATGACCAACGCCTACATGCAGGAAGGGCTCGACGCGTTCAAGTCGGGTCAGGTGGCGATGCAGATGAACTGGTTCGCGTTCTTTCCGGGGCTTTATAAAGACCCGAATGTCGGTGGCGACAAGATCGGCTTCTTCGTCAATCCGCGTGAGGTGAAGCAATACACGCAGTTGGGCGGGCAGGGCATCTCGGTCGTCTCGTACTCGGACCATAAGGAAGACGCGCTGGAATATATCAAGTGGTTCGCGCAACCCGACGTGCAGAAGAAGTGGTGGCAACTGGGTGGCTATTCGGCGGCCAAATCGGTGGTCGACGCCCCGGACTTTCCGAAGAGCGCGCCGTTTGCCCCCGCATTCCTGAAGTCGATGGCAATCGTCAAAGATTTCTGGGCAGAGCCGGCTTATGCCGAGTTGTTGCTCGACATGCAAAAGCGCGTGCACGATTACGTCGTGGCCGATAAGGGCACGGCCAAAGATGCGTTGGATCTGCTGGTGAAAGATTGGACCAAGGTCTTTAAGCAAGAAGGGAAGTATTAG
- a CDS encoding LacI family DNA-binding transcriptional regulator, with the protein MPATRTMIARRAGVSVATVDRVLRDDQAVRPETAERVHLALANLRDERASRGRPAKVGSFRVAFVLPQVNSRFLDHVERDIALSASFFREHRITPSFYRCDFSSQRETAAFAAEVIDYDALVLAPLDYPWVERFIEEMSDAHVPVVTVFSDLPASRRAAYVGVDNRIAGRTAGLLMGRFLCAKLGTVAVLSGSSRLHDQVERRTGFSQVLEEDFRNLRWIAEPDFAEDDDGAGLAVQGLSARHADLVGVYVTGGGISGVAAALQESGDKVHLVLIGHECTAETRAQLSERAIDVILDQDVRGIVHWAGLAAINFVNDVRGALAIPTPETRIYLRENAHA; encoded by the coding sequence ATGCCGGCTACTCGTACGATGATTGCGCGTCGGGCTGGCGTCAGCGTGGCCACGGTCGATCGTGTCCTGCGCGACGATCAGGCCGTGCGTCCGGAAACCGCAGAACGCGTGCATCTTGCACTCGCGAATCTGCGTGACGAGCGGGCGAGCCGCGGCCGGCCGGCAAAGGTCGGCTCGTTCCGGGTCGCGTTCGTGCTGCCGCAAGTGAACTCCCGCTTCCTCGATCACGTCGAGCGCGATATTGCGCTATCGGCCAGCTTCTTTCGTGAGCATCGCATCACCCCGTCGTTTTACCGCTGCGATTTTTCCAGCCAACGCGAGACCGCGGCGTTCGCCGCCGAAGTGATCGACTACGACGCGCTGGTGCTCGCGCCTCTGGACTATCCATGGGTCGAGCGGTTCATCGAAGAGATGAGCGACGCTCACGTGCCGGTCGTTACCGTGTTCTCCGATCTACCCGCGAGCCGGCGCGCCGCCTACGTGGGGGTCGACAACAGGATTGCCGGACGCACCGCAGGATTATTGATGGGGCGCTTTCTTTGCGCGAAGCTGGGCACGGTTGCCGTGCTATCGGGATCGTCGCGTCTGCATGATCAGGTGGAGCGGCGCACCGGCTTTTCGCAGGTGCTGGAGGAGGACTTCCGCAACCTGCGCTGGATTGCCGAACCCGACTTCGCCGAAGACGACGATGGCGCCGGCCTGGCCGTGCAGGGCCTGAGTGCGCGCCATGCGGACCTGGTCGGCGTGTATGTGACGGGCGGCGGCATCTCCGGCGTTGCAGCGGCATTGCAGGAGTCCGGCGACAAGGTACACCTCGTCCTGATTGGCCACGAATGCACGGCGGAGACCCGCGCCCAACTGTCGGAGCGTGCGATCGACGTGATACTCGATCAGGACGTGCGCGGCATTGTGCATTGGGCCGGGCTTGCCGCGATCAATTTTGTCAACGACGTCCGGGGAGCGCTTGCCATCCCCACGCCGGAAACCCGGATTTATCTTCGTGAGAATGCGCATGCCTGA
- the glmS gene encoding glutamine--fructose-6-phosphate transaminase (isomerizing), giving the protein MCGIVGAVAQRNIVPVLIEGLRRLEYRGYDSCGVAVLAAAGPRRARSTARVADLDAQARETHLEGGTGVAHTRWATHGAPVTDNAHPIFSKDELALVHNGIIENYEPLREMLRSKGYVFVSQTDTEVVAHLVHCLYRGDLFEAVREAVKQLDGAYAIAVEHKAHPHLVVGARQGSPLVVGLGEGENFLASDALALAGETERFIFLEEGDVCELTLERVRVVGREGADVQREVRTVAAYGGGVELGPYRHFMQKEIFEQPRAIADTVPQGESLDASLFGEQAAAVFADIDSLLILACGTSYYSGLTAKYWLESIAKIPTQVEIASEYRYRDSVPNPKALVVVISQSGETADTLAALKHAQSLGHKHTLSVCNVATSAMVRLTSLSFHTHAGREIGVASTKAFTTQLVGLFVLAATLGKIRGTVSPEQEADYVRQLRHLPAALNAVLALEPQIIAWSEKFSGKESALFLGRGSHYPIALEGALKLKEISYIHAEAYPAGELKHGPLALVTDAMPVVTIAPNDTLLEKLKSNLQEVKARGGELYVFADADTRIGSEPGIHVIRMPEHYGPLSPLLHVVPLQLLAYHTACARGTDVDKPRNLAKSVTVE; this is encoded by the coding sequence ATGTGTGGCATTGTCGGCGCGGTAGCGCAACGTAACATCGTCCCGGTTCTGATCGAAGGACTGCGTCGTCTCGAGTATCGTGGCTACGACTCGTGCGGCGTCGCCGTGCTCGCCGCCGCCGGCCCGCGCCGCGCGCGCAGCACGGCACGGGTCGCGGACCTCGACGCGCAGGCGCGCGAAACGCATCTCGAAGGCGGCACGGGCGTCGCGCACACCCGTTGGGCGACGCACGGCGCGCCTGTCACGGACAACGCGCATCCGATCTTCTCCAAGGATGAGTTGGCGCTGGTGCATAACGGCATCATCGAAAACTACGAGCCGCTGCGTGAGATGCTGCGCTCGAAAGGCTATGTGTTCGTTTCGCAAACCGACACGGAAGTGGTTGCGCACCTCGTGCATTGCCTGTATCGCGGCGATCTGTTCGAGGCGGTTCGGGAAGCCGTGAAGCAGTTGGACGGCGCGTACGCGATCGCGGTCGAGCACAAGGCTCATCCGCATCTCGTCGTGGGGGCGCGGCAAGGTTCGCCGCTCGTCGTCGGCCTCGGCGAAGGCGAGAATTTTCTCGCCTCCGACGCGCTGGCGTTGGCGGGCGAGACCGAGCGCTTCATCTTCCTGGAAGAGGGCGACGTGTGCGAGTTGACGCTCGAGCGCGTGCGCGTGGTGGGCCGCGAGGGTGCCGACGTGCAGCGCGAAGTGCGCACCGTGGCCGCATACGGCGGTGGCGTGGAACTCGGACCGTACCGGCATTTCATGCAGAAGGAAATTTTCGAGCAACCGCGCGCGATCGCTGACACGGTGCCGCAAGGCGAGTCGCTCGATGCCTCGCTGTTCGGCGAGCAGGCGGCAGCCGTGTTCGCGGACATCGACAGCCTGTTGATTCTCGCTTGCGGCACGAGTTACTACTCGGGACTGACGGCCAAGTACTGGCTCGAATCGATCGCGAAGATTCCGACCCAGGTCGAAATCGCCAGCGAATACCGCTACCGGGATTCAGTGCCCAATCCGAAGGCGTTGGTGGTCGTGATTTCCCAATCCGGCGAAACCGCCGACACGCTCGCTGCCTTGAAGCACGCGCAGTCACTCGGACACAAGCACACGCTGTCGGTTTGCAATGTGGCGACGAGCGCGATGGTGCGCTTGACGTCGCTGTCGTTTCACACGCACGCGGGCCGCGAGATCGGCGTGGCGTCGACCAAGGCGTTCACCACGCAACTGGTCGGTTTGTTCGTTCTTGCCGCGACGCTGGGGAAAATCCGCGGCACGGTGAGCCCGGAACAGGAAGCCGACTACGTGCGCCAGTTGCGCCATCTGCCGGCCGCATTGAACGCCGTGCTGGCCCTGGAGCCGCAGATCATCGCGTGGTCGGAGAAGTTTTCCGGCAAGGAAAGCGCGCTGTTCCTCGGCCGCGGTTCGCACTATCCAATTGCGCTGGAAGGGGCGCTCAAGCTCAAGGAGATTTCCTACATTCATGCGGAGGCTTACCCGGCCGGCGAACTGAAGCATGGCCCGTTGGCGCTTGTCACGGACGCCATGCCGGTCGTGACGATCGCGCCGAACGACACGCTGCTGGAAAAGCTGAAGTCGAATCTTCAGGAAGTGAAGGCGCGCGGGGGCGAGCTGTATGTGTTTGCCGATGCCGACACGCGGATCGGCAGCGAACCGGGCATTCATGTGATCAGGATGCCGGAGCATTACGGGCCGCTGTCACCGCTGCTTCATGTGGTGCCGTTGCAGTTGCTTGCCTACCATACGGCGTGCGCACGTGGGACCGATGTCGACAAGCCGAGAAACCTCGCGAAGTCCGTTACGGTGGAATGA
- the galE gene encoding UDP-glucose 4-epimerase GalE: MALKGTILVTGGAGFIGSHTCVELLNGGYDVVVVDNLVNSNRESLKRVEQITGKRVAFHETDSRDEAALQRIFDAHPVTGAIHFAALKAVGESVSKPIEYYDNNLGSLLALLAVMRARDVKQFVFSSSATVYGVPKTSPIDESFPLSATNPYGQTKLIAEQVLRDLEVSDPSWRIATLRYFNPVGAHESGLIGEDPGGVPNNLMPYVAQVAVGKLEKLRVFGGDYDTPDGTGVRDYIHVVDLARGHLAALDALVERDAGFVVNLGTGQGYSVLDVVRSFEKASARPVPYEIVARRPGDVASCFADPAAAEKLLGWRAQYGIERMCADHWRWQSTNPAGFA, translated from the coding sequence ATGGCTTTGAAAGGCACGATTCTGGTAACCGGGGGCGCCGGTTTTATCGGCTCGCATACCTGTGTCGAATTGCTGAACGGCGGCTACGACGTGGTCGTGGTGGACAACCTCGTCAACAGCAATCGCGAGTCGCTCAAACGCGTCGAGCAGATCACCGGCAAACGCGTGGCGTTCCATGAAACGGATTCGCGCGACGAAGCCGCGTTGCAACGCATTTTCGATGCGCATCCGGTGACCGGCGCGATCCACTTCGCGGCGTTGAAAGCGGTGGGCGAATCGGTCTCGAAGCCGATCGAGTATTACGACAACAATCTCGGCAGTCTGCTCGCGCTGCTCGCGGTCATGCGCGCGCGCGATGTGAAGCAGTTCGTGTTCAGTTCGTCGGCCACCGTGTACGGCGTGCCGAAGACCTCGCCGATCGACGAATCGTTTCCGCTCTCGGCCACCAACCCGTACGGCCAGACGAAGCTGATCGCCGAACAGGTGCTGCGCGATCTGGAAGTGTCGGACCCGTCATGGCGTATTGCCACGCTGCGCTATTTCAATCCGGTCGGCGCGCACGAGAGCGGCCTGATCGGCGAAGATCCGGGCGGCGTGCCGAACAACCTCATGCCGTATGTCGCGCAGGTGGCAGTCGGCAAGCTGGAGAAGCTGCGGGTGTTCGGCGGCGATTACGACACGCCGGATGGCACCGGCGTGCGTGATTACATCCACGTGGTGGATCTGGCGCGCGGACACCTGGCCGCGCTCGATGCGCTCGTCGAGCGCGATGCGGGCTTCGTCGTGAATCTCGGCACGGGGCAGGGCTATAGCGTGCTGGACGTGGTGCGCTCGTTCGAAAAGGCATCGGCGAGGCCGGTGCCTTATGAAATCGTGGCGCGCCGTCCGGGCGACGTCGCGTCCTGTTTCGCCGATCCGGCCGCTGCCGAAAAACTGCTCGGCTGGCGCGCGCAGTACGGCATCGAACGCATGTGCGCGGACCATTGGCGCTGGCAATCGACCAATCCTGCCGGGTTCGCCTGA
- a CDS encoding endo alpha-1,4 polygalactosaminidase: MPEHDYDRRSPLRALLRRVSRLTRLAALGALASVAHAQGAADEAHAPAGPSVALYYGANPPVEELAPFDVVVVEPDARFDPRAHANAHPAWFAYVSVGEVNPHRAYYSAMPKAWLPGVNETWASHVVDQTAAEWPAFFVDKVIAPLWKKGYRGFFLDTLDSYHLIAKTDAARAAQEAGLVRVIRAIKARYPRAKLIFNRGFEVLPQVHGLAYMVAFESLYRGWDAGKQRYTEVPQADRDWLLAQAAIIRDQYRLPVLAIDYCAPADESCATDTAARIAQTGIVPYVTDGGLATVGVSTAERH; this comes from the coding sequence TTGCCTGAGCATGATTACGACCGACGTTCTCCATTACGCGCGCTGCTGCGGCGTGTGAGCCGGCTCACGCGCCTCGCCGCGCTCGGCGCGCTGGCTTCCGTGGCGCATGCGCAGGGCGCGGCGGATGAGGCGCACGCGCCGGCGGGTCCGTCGGTGGCGCTGTACTACGGTGCGAATCCGCCTGTGGAAGAGCTGGCCCCGTTCGATGTCGTGGTGGTCGAGCCCGACGCGCGCTTCGATCCGCGTGCTCATGCGAACGCGCATCCCGCGTGGTTCGCCTATGTGAGCGTGGGTGAAGTGAACCCGCATCGCGCGTATTACAGCGCGATGCCGAAAGCGTGGCTGCCCGGTGTCAATGAAACGTGGGCTTCGCATGTGGTCGATCAGACGGCCGCTGAATGGCCGGCGTTTTTCGTCGACAAGGTGATCGCGCCGCTATGGAAGAAAGGCTATCGGGGCTTCTTCCTCGACACGCTCGACTCGTACCACCTGATCGCCAAAACCGACGCCGCGCGAGCCGCGCAGGAAGCGGGGCTGGTGCGGGTCATCCGCGCGATCAAGGCGCGCTATCCGCGTGCGAAGCTGATTTTCAACCGCGGGTTCGAGGTGTTGCCTCAGGTCCATGGTCTCGCCTACATGGTGGCGTTCGAATCGCTGTATCGCGGGTGGGACGCCGGCAAACAGCGCTATACCGAAGTGCCGCAGGCCGATCGCGACTGGCTGCTCGCGCAGGCGGCGATCATTCGCGATCAGTACAGGCTGCCGGTGCTGGCTATCGACTATTGCGCGCCCGCCGACGAATCCTGCGCCACTGACACCGCCGCGCGCATTGCGCAAACCGGCATCGTGCCTTACGTGACGGACGGCGGCCTCGCGACCGTCGGCGTGAGTACGGCCGAGCGGCATTGA
- a CDS encoding endo alpha-1,4 polygalactosaminidase yields the protein MPPSPVWAAFYGQGSAIDLAQAASTFRLIVIDADPGTGTPAFSAAQIAALKANGAKVLSYLNFGACEKSRTYWNTVPSGFVSCGANSAAQISKYQGYPEYWMNPANAGYQNLIVNYVAPRLAATGVDGFMLDNFEIVGHGVNSSTAPCDASCAQGGLDLVKQLRERFPDLALVPNAAPVQAIGGTTGGVSFPWLIDGVIAEQVFLPSTSTSVVQQLKSWQTTEQNLGRSGFFTGSLDYASTCTASSAAQTAWTAAQQAGFSPSIATVALDSICWWSFLPVGS from the coding sequence TTGCCGCCCTCGCCGGTTTGGGCCGCTTTTTACGGGCAGGGCAGCGCGATCGACCTCGCCCAGGCCGCGTCCACGTTCAGGCTGATCGTGATCGACGCTGATCCTGGCACCGGCACGCCGGCCTTTTCCGCCGCACAGATCGCGGCATTGAAGGCGAACGGCGCGAAAGTGCTCAGCTATCTGAATTTCGGCGCCTGCGAGAAATCGCGGACTTACTGGAACACCGTGCCCTCGGGCTTCGTGTCGTGCGGCGCGAACAGCGCGGCGCAAATCAGCAAATATCAGGGCTACCCGGAATACTGGATGAATCCCGCCAACGCCGGCTATCAGAATCTGATCGTCAACTATGTTGCTCCGCGTCTCGCGGCAACCGGCGTCGACGGATTCATGCTGGATAACTTCGAGATCGTCGGACACGGCGTCAATTCGTCCACCGCCCCGTGCGATGCAAGCTGTGCGCAAGGCGGTCTCGATCTCGTCAAGCAACTGCGCGAGCGCTTTCCGGATCTTGCGCTGGTGCCGAATGCCGCGCCGGTGCAGGCTATCGGCGGGACGACGGGGGGCGTATCGTTTCCGTGGCTGATCGACGGCGTGATCGCGGAACAGGTGTTCCTGCCGTCGACGAGCACGTCGGTCGTGCAACAGTTGAAGTCCTGGCAAACCACTGAACAGAATCTCGGGCGCAGCGGGTTTTTCACCGGGTCGCTCGACTATGCGTCGACATGCACCGCGAGTTCGGCCGCGCAAACCGCGTGGACGGCCGCGCAGCAGGCGGGGTTCAGTCCGTCGATTGCGACTGTCGCGCTCGACAGTATCTGCTGGTGGTCGTTCCTGCCAGTGGGTAGTTAG